A single window of Pseudophryne corroboree isolate aPseCor3 chromosome 5, aPseCor3.hap2, whole genome shotgun sequence DNA harbors:
- the TPD52 gene encoding tumor protein D52 isoform X2, which yields METTDLLKPEFVPEGEDAVATAVDALTEEEQEFLRKELEKVEEEIETLNQVLAAKERHLAEIKRKLGVTTLTELKQNISKGLQDVAATNMYRKTSETLSNAGQKASAAISTVGSVITKKLVDVKNSPTYKSFEEKVENLKSKVSGSKQPAGDFGEVLTSAANASATEDLSEKDLETQ from the exons aTTTGCTGAAACCTGAATTTGTACCAGAGGGAGAAGATGCAGTGGCTACTGCTGTGGACGCCTTAACGGAGGAGGAACAGGAATTCCTAAGGAAAGAACTTGAGAAG GTAGAAGAAGAGATAGAAACCCTGAATCAAGTGCTAGCGGCGAAGGAGAGGCATCTAGCAGAGATTAAAAGGAAGCTTGGGGTAACCACATTGACTGAACTGAAGCAAAATATTTCCAAAGGACTGCAAGATGTGGCCGCCACCAACAT GTACAGGAAGACATCAGAAACTCTGTCCAATGCAGGGCAGAAAGCCTCCGCTGCCATTTCCACGGTTGGGTCAGTCATTACAAAAAAGTTGGTGGATGTAAA AAATTCTCCCACTTACAAGTCCTTTGAAGAGAAAGTGGAAAACTTGAAG TCAAAAGTCAGTGGCAGCAAACAGCCAGCTGGAGACTTTGGAGAAGTTCTGACCTCTGCTGCCAACGCCAGTGCTACAGAAGACCTATCAGAAAAGGATCTCGAAACCCAGTGA
- the TPD52 gene encoding tumor protein D52 isoform X3 — translation MDSAEQDLLKPEFVPEGEDAVATAVDALTEEEQEFLRKELEKVEEEIETLNQVLAAKERHLAEIKRKLGVTTLTELKQNISKGLQDVAATNMYRKTSETLSNAGQKASAAISTVGSVITKKLVDVKNSPTYKSFEEKVENLKVGY, via the exons aTTTGCTGAAACCTGAATTTGTACCAGAGGGAGAAGATGCAGTGGCTACTGCTGTGGACGCCTTAACGGAGGAGGAACAGGAATTCCTAAGGAAAGAACTTGAGAAG GTAGAAGAAGAGATAGAAACCCTGAATCAAGTGCTAGCGGCGAAGGAGAGGCATCTAGCAGAGATTAAAAGGAAGCTTGGGGTAACCACATTGACTGAACTGAAGCAAAATATTTCCAAAGGACTGCAAGATGTGGCCGCCACCAACAT GTACAGGAAGACATCAGAAACTCTGTCCAATGCAGGGCAGAAAGCCTCCGCTGCCATTTCCACGGTTGGGTCAGTCATTACAAAAAAGTTGGTGGATGTAAA AAATTCTCCCACTTACAAGTCCTTTGAAGAGAAAGTGGAAAACTTGAAGGTGGGATATTAA
- the TPD52 gene encoding tumor protein D52 isoform X1 — MDSAEQDLLKPEFVPEGEDAVATAVDALTEEEQEFLRKELEKVEEEIETLNQVLAAKERHLAEIKRKLGVTTLTELKQNISKGLQDVAATNMYRKTSETLSNAGQKASAAISTVGSVITKKLVDVKNSPTYKSFEEKVENLKSKVSGSKQPAGDFGEVLTSAANASATEDLSEKDLETQ, encoded by the exons aTTTGCTGAAACCTGAATTTGTACCAGAGGGAGAAGATGCAGTGGCTACTGCTGTGGACGCCTTAACGGAGGAGGAACAGGAATTCCTAAGGAAAGAACTTGAGAAG GTAGAAGAAGAGATAGAAACCCTGAATCAAGTGCTAGCGGCGAAGGAGAGGCATCTAGCAGAGATTAAAAGGAAGCTTGGGGTAACCACATTGACTGAACTGAAGCAAAATATTTCCAAAGGACTGCAAGATGTGGCCGCCACCAACAT GTACAGGAAGACATCAGAAACTCTGTCCAATGCAGGGCAGAAAGCCTCCGCTGCCATTTCCACGGTTGGGTCAGTCATTACAAAAAAGTTGGTGGATGTAAA AAATTCTCCCACTTACAAGTCCTTTGAAGAGAAAGTGGAAAACTTGAAG TCAAAAGTCAGTGGCAGCAAACAGCCAGCTGGAGACTTTGGAGAAGTTCTGACCTCTGCTGCCAACGCCAGTGCTACAGAAGACCTATCAGAAAAGGATCTCGAAACCCAGTGA